A portion of the Callithrix jacchus isolate 240 chromosome 13, calJac240_pri, whole genome shotgun sequence genome contains these proteins:
- the LGI3 gene encoding leucine-rich repeat LGI family member 3 isoform X2: MAGLRARRGPELRLLALLALGFCLTLQVSAKRPPKTPPCPPSCSCTRDTAFCVDSKAVPRNLPSEVISLLLNSNKFTLIGDNAFTGLSHLQYLFIENNDIWALSKFTFRGLKSLTHLSLANNNLQTLPRDIFRPLDILNDLDLRGNSLNCDCKVKWLVEWLAHTNTTVAPIYCASPPRFQEHKVQDLPLREFDCITTDFVLYQTLSFPAVSAEPFLYSSDLYLALAQPGVSACTILKWDYVERQLRDYDRIPAPSAVHCKPMVVDSQLYVVVAQLFGGSYIYHWDPNTTRFTKLQDIDPQRVRKPNDLEAFRIDGDWYFAVADSSKAGATSLYRWHQNGFYSHQALHPWHRDTDLEFVDGEGKPRLIVSSSSQAPVIYQWSRTQKQFVAQGEVTQVPDAQAVKHFRAGRDSYLCLSRYIGDSKILRWEGTRFSEVQALPSRGSLALQPFLVGGRRYLALGSDFSFTQIYQWDEGRQKFVRFQELAVQAPRAFCYMPAGDAQLLLAPSFKGQTLVYRHVVVDLSA; encoded by the exons ATGGCGGGGCTGCGGGCCAGGCGGGGCCCGGAGCTGAGGCTGCTGGCGCTCTTGGCGCTCGGCTTCTGCCTCACGCTGCAAGTCAGTGCTAAGAGGCCCCCCAAGACGCCCCCCTGCCCGCCCAGCTGCTCCTGCACCAGGGACACCGCCTTCTGCGTGGACTCCAAGGCAGTGCCCAGGAACCTGCCCTCAGAGGTCATCTCCCT GTTACTCAACTCCAACAAGTTTACGCTGATCGGTGACAACGCCTTCACAGGACTGTCGCACCTGCAATATCT CTTCATTGAGAACAATGACATCTGGGCCCTATCCAAGTTCACCTTCCGAGGACTCAAGTCCTTGACTCACCT CTCGCTGGCCAACAATAACCTGCAGACACTGCCCAGAGACATCTTTCGGCCCCTGGACATCCTGAACGACTT AGATCTGCGGGGCAACTCCCTCAACTGTGACTGCAAGGTGAAGTGGTTGGTGGAGTGGCTGGCACACACCAACACCACGGTGGCGCCCATCTACTGCGCCAGCCCGCCCCGCTTCCAGGAGCACAAGGTCCAGGACCTGCCCCTGCGGGAGTTCGACTGCATCACCACCG ATTTCGTGCTGTACCAGACCCTGTCCTTCCCAGCAGTGTCAGCTGAGCCCTTCCTCTACTCCAGCGACCTCTATTTGGCTCTGGCCCAGCCAGGTGTCAGTGCCTGCACCATCCTGAAGTGGGACTATGTCGAGCGGCAGCTTCGAGACTATGATAGAATCCCAG CCCCCTCTGCAGTGCACTGCAAGCCGATGGTGGTGGACAGCCAGCTGTATGTGGTCGTGGCCCAGCTGTTTGGCGGCTCTTACATTTACCACTGGGATCCCAACACCACGCGCTTCACCAAGCTGCAGGACATTGACCCGCAGCGTGTGCGCAAGCCTAATGACCTAGAGGCCTTCCGCATCGATGGTGACTGGTACTTTGCCGTGGCCGACAGCTCCAAGGCAGGTGCCACCAGCCTCTACCGCTGGCACCAGAATGGCTTCTACTCCCACCAGGCGCTGCACCCCTGGCACCGCGACACAGACCTGGAGTTTGTGGACGGTGAGGGCAAGCCGAGGCTGATCGTGTCCAGCAGTTCCCAGGCGCCCGTCATTTATCAGTGGAGTCGCACCCAGAAGCAGTTTGTGGCTCAGGGTGAGGTGACCCAGGTGCCTGATGCCCAGGCTGTGAAACACTTTCGTGCCGGTCGCGACAGCTACCTGTGCCTCAGCCGCTACATCGGCGACTCCAAGATCCTGCGCTGGGAGGGCACCCGCTTCTCCGAGGTGCAGGCCCTGCCCTCCCGGGGCTCGCTGGCCCTGCAGCCCTTCCTCGTGGGTGGCCGCCGCTACCTGGCGCTGGGCAGCGACTTCTCCTTCACCCAGATCTACCAGTGGGATGAGGGGCGACAGAAGTTTGTACGGTTCCAGGAGCTGGCTGTGCAGGCCCCTCGGGCCTTCTGCTACATGCCTGCTGGGGACGCCCAGCTGCTCTTGGCCCCCAGCTTCAAGGGACAGACACTGGTGTACAGACATGTTGTGGTGGATCTCAGTGCCTAG
- the LGI3 gene encoding leucine-rich repeat LGI family member 3 isoform X1, translated as MAGLRARRGPELRLLALLALGFCLTLQVSAKRPPKTPPCPPSCSCTRDTAFCVDSKAVPRNLPSEVISLTLVNAAFSEIQDGAFAHLPLLQFLLLNSNKFTLIGDNAFTGLSHLQYLFIENNDIWALSKFTFRGLKSLTHLSLANNNLQTLPRDIFRPLDILNDLDLRGNSLNCDCKVKWLVEWLAHTNTTVAPIYCASPPRFQEHKVQDLPLREFDCITTDFVLYQTLSFPAVSAEPFLYSSDLYLALAQPGVSACTILKWDYVERQLRDYDRIPAPSAVHCKPMVVDSQLYVVVAQLFGGSYIYHWDPNTTRFTKLQDIDPQRVRKPNDLEAFRIDGDWYFAVADSSKAGATSLYRWHQNGFYSHQALHPWHRDTDLEFVDGEGKPRLIVSSSSQAPVIYQWSRTQKQFVAQGEVTQVPDAQAVKHFRAGRDSYLCLSRYIGDSKILRWEGTRFSEVQALPSRGSLALQPFLVGGRRYLALGSDFSFTQIYQWDEGRQKFVRFQELAVQAPRAFCYMPAGDAQLLLAPSFKGQTLVYRHVVVDLSA; from the exons ATGGCGGGGCTGCGGGCCAGGCGGGGCCCGGAGCTGAGGCTGCTGGCGCTCTTGGCGCTCGGCTTCTGCCTCACGCTGCAAGTCAGTGCTAAGAGGCCCCCCAAGACGCCCCCCTGCCCGCCCAGCTGCTCCTGCACCAGGGACACCGCCTTCTGCGTGGACTCCAAGGCAGTGCCCAGGAACCTGCCCTCAGAGGTCATCTCCCT GACCCTGGTGAATGCTGCCTTCTCAGAGATCCAGGATGGAGCATTTGCCCACCTCCCACTGCTGCAGTTCTT GTTACTCAACTCCAACAAGTTTACGCTGATCGGTGACAACGCCTTCACAGGACTGTCGCACCTGCAATATCT CTTCATTGAGAACAATGACATCTGGGCCCTATCCAAGTTCACCTTCCGAGGACTCAAGTCCTTGACTCACCT CTCGCTGGCCAACAATAACCTGCAGACACTGCCCAGAGACATCTTTCGGCCCCTGGACATCCTGAACGACTT AGATCTGCGGGGCAACTCCCTCAACTGTGACTGCAAGGTGAAGTGGTTGGTGGAGTGGCTGGCACACACCAACACCACGGTGGCGCCCATCTACTGCGCCAGCCCGCCCCGCTTCCAGGAGCACAAGGTCCAGGACCTGCCCCTGCGGGAGTTCGACTGCATCACCACCG ATTTCGTGCTGTACCAGACCCTGTCCTTCCCAGCAGTGTCAGCTGAGCCCTTCCTCTACTCCAGCGACCTCTATTTGGCTCTGGCCCAGCCAGGTGTCAGTGCCTGCACCATCCTGAAGTGGGACTATGTCGAGCGGCAGCTTCGAGACTATGATAGAATCCCAG CCCCCTCTGCAGTGCACTGCAAGCCGATGGTGGTGGACAGCCAGCTGTATGTGGTCGTGGCCCAGCTGTTTGGCGGCTCTTACATTTACCACTGGGATCCCAACACCACGCGCTTCACCAAGCTGCAGGACATTGACCCGCAGCGTGTGCGCAAGCCTAATGACCTAGAGGCCTTCCGCATCGATGGTGACTGGTACTTTGCCGTGGCCGACAGCTCCAAGGCAGGTGCCACCAGCCTCTACCGCTGGCACCAGAATGGCTTCTACTCCCACCAGGCGCTGCACCCCTGGCACCGCGACACAGACCTGGAGTTTGTGGACGGTGAGGGCAAGCCGAGGCTGATCGTGTCCAGCAGTTCCCAGGCGCCCGTCATTTATCAGTGGAGTCGCACCCAGAAGCAGTTTGTGGCTCAGGGTGAGGTGACCCAGGTGCCTGATGCCCAGGCTGTGAAACACTTTCGTGCCGGTCGCGACAGCTACCTGTGCCTCAGCCGCTACATCGGCGACTCCAAGATCCTGCGCTGGGAGGGCACCCGCTTCTCCGAGGTGCAGGCCCTGCCCTCCCGGGGCTCGCTGGCCCTGCAGCCCTTCCTCGTGGGTGGCCGCCGCTACCTGGCGCTGGGCAGCGACTTCTCCTTCACCCAGATCTACCAGTGGGATGAGGGGCGACAGAAGTTTGTACGGTTCCAGGAGCTGGCTGTGCAGGCCCCTCGGGCCTTCTGCTACATGCCTGCTGGGGACGCCCAGCTGCTCTTGGCCCCCAGCTTCAAGGGACAGACACTGGTGTACAGACATGTTGTGGTGGATCTCAGTGCCTAG
- the REEP4 gene encoding receptor expression-enhancing protein 4 isoform X1, with the protein MVSWMICRLVVLVFGMLYPAYASYKAVKTKNIREYVRWMMYWIVFALFMAAEIVTDIFISWFPFYYEIKMAFVLWLLSPYTKGASLLYRKFVHPSLSRHEKEIDAYLVQAKERSYETMLSFGKRGLNMAASAAVQAATKSQGALAGRLRSFSMQDLRSIPDAPAPAYQDALYPEDQVLHRRPPIGYRDGGLQDSNTEDDCWSDTEAVPRMPARPREKPLSRSQSLRVIKRKPLVREGTSRSLKVRTRKKTVPSDMDS; encoded by the exons ATGGTGTCCTGGATGATCTGTCGCCTGGTGGT GCTGGTGTTTGGGATGCTGTATCCAGCTTATGCTTCCTATAAGGCTGTGAAGACCAAGAACATTCGTGAATAC GTGCGGTGGATGATGTACTGGATCGTTTTTGCACTCTTCATGGCAGCAGAGATCGTCACCGACATTTTTATCTCCTG GTTCCCTTTCTACTATGAGATCAAGATGGCCTTTGTGCTGTGGCTGCTCTCGCCCTACACCAAGGGCGCCAGCCTGCTTTACCGCAAGTTTGTCCACCCGTCCCTGTCCCGCCACGAGAAG GAGATCGACGCATACCTCGTGCAGGCCAAGGAGCGCAGCTACGAGACCATGCTTAGCTTCGGGAAGCGGGGCCTCAACATGGCCGCCTCGGCTGCTGTGCAGGCTGCCACCAAG AGTCAGGGGGCGCTGGCTGGCAGGCTGCGGAGCTTCTCCATGCAGGACCTTCGCTCCATCCCCGATGCACCTGCCCCTGCCTACCAGGATGCCCTCTACCCAGAGGACCAGGTGCTCCACCGGAGGCCACCCATTG GGTACCGGGACGGGGGCCTGCAGGACAGCAACACGGAGGATGACTGTTGGTCAGATACTGAGGCGGTCCCCCGGATGCCAGCCCGGCCCCGAGAGAAGCCCCTGAGCCGCAGCCAGAGCCTGCGTGTGATCAAGAGGAAGCCACTGGTGCGGGAG GGCACCTCGCGCTCCCTAAAGGTTCGGACGAGGAAAAAGACTGTGCCCTCAGACATGGACAGCTAG
- the REEP4 gene encoding receptor expression-enhancing protein 4 isoform X2, which translates to MLYPAYASYKAVKTKNIREYVRWMMYWIVFALFMAAEIVTDIFISWFPFYYEIKMAFVLWLLSPYTKGASLLYRKFVHPSLSRHEKEIDAYLVQAKERSYETMLSFGKRGLNMAASAAVQAATKSQGALAGRLRSFSMQDLRSIPDAPAPAYQDALYPEDQVLHRRPPIGYRDGGLQDSNTEDDCWSDTEAVPRMPARPREKPLSRSQSLRVIKRKPLVREGTSRSLKVRTRKKTVPSDMDS; encoded by the exons ATGCTGTATCCAGCTTATGCTTCCTATAAGGCTGTGAAGACCAAGAACATTCGTGAATAC GTGCGGTGGATGATGTACTGGATCGTTTTTGCACTCTTCATGGCAGCAGAGATCGTCACCGACATTTTTATCTCCTG GTTCCCTTTCTACTATGAGATCAAGATGGCCTTTGTGCTGTGGCTGCTCTCGCCCTACACCAAGGGCGCCAGCCTGCTTTACCGCAAGTTTGTCCACCCGTCCCTGTCCCGCCACGAGAAG GAGATCGACGCATACCTCGTGCAGGCCAAGGAGCGCAGCTACGAGACCATGCTTAGCTTCGGGAAGCGGGGCCTCAACATGGCCGCCTCGGCTGCTGTGCAGGCTGCCACCAAG AGTCAGGGGGCGCTGGCTGGCAGGCTGCGGAGCTTCTCCATGCAGGACCTTCGCTCCATCCCCGATGCACCTGCCCCTGCCTACCAGGATGCCCTCTACCCAGAGGACCAGGTGCTCCACCGGAGGCCACCCATTG GGTACCGGGACGGGGGCCTGCAGGACAGCAACACGGAGGATGACTGTTGGTCAGATACTGAGGCGGTCCCCCGGATGCCAGCCCGGCCCCGAGAGAAGCCCCTGAGCCGCAGCCAGAGCCTGCGTGTGATCAAGAGGAAGCCACTGGTGCGGGAG GGCACCTCGCGCTCCCTAAAGGTTCGGACGAGGAAAAAGACTGTGCCCTCAGACATGGACAGCTAG
- the HRURF gene encoding protein HRURF — MAQPTASAQKLVRPIRAVCRILQIPESDPSNLRP, encoded by the coding sequence ATGGCGCAACCCACGGCCTCGGCCCAGAAGCTGGTGCGGCCGATCCGCGCCGTGTGCCGCATCCTGCAGATCCCGGAGTCCGACCCCTCCAACCTGCGGCCCTAG